The Pan paniscus chromosome 15, NHGRI_mPanPan1-v2.0_pri, whole genome shotgun sequence genome includes a window with the following:
- the IFI27L1 gene encoding LOW QUALITY PROTEIN: interferon alpha-inducible protein 27-like protein 1 (The sequence of the model RefSeq protein was modified relative to this genomic sequence to represent the inferred CDS: inserted 1 base in 1 codon), translated as MGKESGWDSGRAAVAAVVGGVVAVGTVPVALSAMGFTSVGIAASSIAAKMMSTAAIANXGGVAAGSLVAILQSVGAAGLSVTSKVILGFAGTALGAWLGSPPSS; from the exons ATGGGAAAGGAGAGTGGATGGGACTCAG GCAGGGCTGCTGTAGCAGCTGTGGTCGGAGGAG TTGTGGCTGTGGGGACTGTGCCCGTGGCGCTCAGTGCCATGGGCTTCACCTCAGTAGGAATCGCCGCATCCTCCATAGCAGCCAAGATGATGTCTACAGCAGCCATTGCCA GGGGGGGAGTTGCTGCTGGCAGTCTGGTGGCTATTCTGCAGTCAGTGG GGGCAGCTGGACTCTCTGTGACATCTAAAGTTATCCTGGGCTTTGCTGGGACAGCTCTTGGGGCCTGGCTGGGTTCACCCCCTTCCAGCTGA
- the IFI27 gene encoding interferon alpha-inducible protein 27, mitochondrial isoform X1 encodes MEASALTSSAVTSVAKVVRVASGSAVVLPLARIATVVIGGVVAMAAVPMVLSAMGFTAAGITSSSIAAKMMSAAAIANGGGVASGSLVATLQSLGATGLSGLTKFILGCTGSAIAAGIARFY; translated from the exons ATGGAGGCCTCTGCTCTCACCTCATCAGCAGTGACCAGTGTGGCCAAAGTGGTCAGGGTGGCCTCTGGCTCTGCCGTAGTTTTGCCCCTGG CCAGGATTGCTACAGTTGTGATTGGAGGAG TTGTGGCCATGGCGGCTGTGCCCATGGTGCTCAGTGCCATGGGCTTCACTGCGGCGGGAATCACCTCGTCCTCCATAGCAGCCAAGATGATGTCCGCGGCGGCCATTGCCAATGGGGGTGGAGTTGCCTCGGGCAGCCTTGTGGCTACTCTGCAGTCACTGG GAGCAACTGGACTCTCCGGATTGACCAAGTTCATCCTGGGCTGCACTGGGTCTGCCATTGCGGCTGGCATTGCGAGGTTCTACTAG
- the IFI27 gene encoding interferon alpha-inducible protein 27, mitochondrial isoform X2, which translates to MEASALTSSAVTSVAKVVRVASGSAVVLPLVVAMAAVPMVLSAMGFTAAGITSSSIAAKMMSAAAIANGGGVASGSLVATLQSLGATGLSGLTKFILGCTGSAIAAGIARFY; encoded by the exons ATGGAGGCCTCTGCTCTCACCTCATCAGCAGTGACCAGTGTGGCCAAAGTGGTCAGGGTGGCCTCTGGCTCTGCCGTAGTTTTGCCCCTGG TTGTGGCCATGGCGGCTGTGCCCATGGTGCTCAGTGCCATGGGCTTCACTGCGGCGGGAATCACCTCGTCCTCCATAGCAGCCAAGATGATGTCCGCGGCGGCCATTGCCAATGGGGGTGGAGTTGCCTCGGGCAGCCTTGTGGCTACTCTGCAGTCACTGG GAGCAACTGGACTCTCCGGATTGACCAAGTTCATCCTGGGCTGCACTGGGTCTGCCATTGCGGCTGGCATTGCGAGGTTCTACTAG
- the IFI27 gene encoding interferon alpha-inducible protein 27, mitochondrial isoform X3, translating to MAAVPMVLSAMGFTAAGITSSSIAAKMMSAAAIANGGGVASGSLVATLQSLGATGLSGLTKFILGCTGSAIAAGIARFY from the exons ATGGCGGCTGTGCCCATGGTGCTCAGTGCCATGGGCTTCACTGCGGCGGGAATCACCTCGTCCTCCATAGCAGCCAAGATGATGTCCGCGGCGGCCATTGCCAATGGGGGTGGAGTTGCCTCGGGCAGCCTTGTGGCTACTCTGCAGTCACTGG GAGCAACTGGACTCTCCGGATTGACCAAGTTCATCCTGGGCTGCACTGGGTCTGCCATTGCGGCTGGCATTGCGAGGTTCTACTAG
- the IFI27L2 gene encoding interferon alpha-inducible protein 27-like protein 2, producing MMKRAAAAAVGGALAVGAVPVVLSAMGFTGAGIAASSIAAKMMSAAAIANGGGVSAGSLVATLQSVGAAGLSTSSNILLASVGSVLGACLGNSSSSSLPAEPEAKDEARENVPQGEPPKPPLKSEKHEE from the exons ATGATGA AACGGGCAGCTGCTGCTGCAGTGGGAGGAG CCCTGGCAGTGGGGGCTGTGCCCGTGGTGCTCAGTGCCATGGGCTTCACTGGGGCAGGAATCGCCGCGTCCTCCATAGCAGCCAAGATGATGTCCGCAGCAGCCATTGCCAACGGGGGTGGTGTTTCTGCGGGGAGCCTGGTGGCTACTCTGCAGTCCGTGG GGGCAGCTGGACTCTCCACATCATCCAACATCCTCCTGGCCTCTGTTGGGTCAGTGTTGGGGGCCTGCTTGGGGAAttcatcttcttcttctctcCCAGCTGAACCCGAGGCTAAAgatgaggcaagagaaaatgTACCCCAAGGTGAACCTCCAAAACCCCCACTCAAGTCAGAGAAACATGAGGAATAA